The Actinomycetota bacterium genome contains the following window.
CCCAGGCGCACATGCGGCACCTGATCGCTGGCTGTCCAGACATCGCTGGCAACTGGTCTGCCCGAAAGCGCCGCCCACGTGGGCTCGCCCACAAATTTCAGAGCCGCCTCAGTGGGCACAACAGTGACATCGTGACCGGATTCCGTGAGCCCACGCAGCACTTCGGCTGCCTTGTAGGCGGCAATTCCGCCAGCGACCCCCAGTACGACACGAAGCCGGCGACCCGCAATGGGGGCACCGGCTTCGGAAGAGTTCGGGGTCAGACTGGCTCCTCGATGGGCTCTGAGCTGAGCAGGCCGGCATCGATTTCACGCAAGGCAATGGAGATGGACTTCTCTTGAAGGTGGGTCTCAACCAGAGGTCCGACGTACTCAAGCAGGCCCTCACCGAGCTGGGAGTAGTAGGCGTTGATCTGACGGGCACGCTTTGATGCGTAGATCACCAAGGAGTACTTGGAGTCGGTCTTCTCCAGGAGGGAGTCGATCGAAGGATGGGTAATGCCCTCAGGCCTAGCGGATGTCATGCAGGAATCCTACCAATGATTGGGCTGCCTCCAGCACGTCCGTGTTGACCACGACGTCATCAAACTCCCCCTGAGCAGCCATTTCCACCTGAGCGGCCGCCAACCGGGATGCCACGGACTCATCGGACTCGGTCCCGCGGCCACGCAGGCGTGCTTCGAGCACCTCCCATGAAGGAGGAGCAAGGAATACCAGTCGGGCGTCCTTGGCCGCCGCGCGCATCTGTCGGGCACCGGCGAGCTCAATCTCCAAAATCACCGGAATGCCCGAGTCCCGATGCTGCTGGACTGGCCCTCGTGGAGTGCCGTAGCGATTGCCGGCGAACTGCGCCCACTCCAGCAAAGCCTGGTCAGCGATCATCTGGTCGAACTCCTGATCGCTGACGAAGAAGTAGTGCTCCCCCTCGATCTCACCCTGGCGTGGCTTGCGAGTGGTAGCCGACACGGACAGCCAGACCTCTGGGGCAAGCAGGAGCACCTGTTGCACGACCGTGCTCTTGCCGACCCCTGATGGCCCGGACACCACGACCAGTGGGGCGTTCATTTGGCCAAGGCTTCCACCAGCAGCTGTCGCTGCCTGGTGTTGAGTCCGCCTACTCGACGCGTTTGCGCGATGCCGAGGTCCAGCATCAGCTGCTCTGCTCGGATTGGACCAATGCCCGGAAGTGACTCAAGCAACCAGCGCACACGCAGGCTTGCATATGACGGGTTGATCGTGTCGGCATCAAGGACTGTCAGGGGGTCGGTGACACCGGCCTTCAATGCCACGCGCAGTTCGGCTCGCAGAGTTCGAGTGCGCATTGCCACCTCAAGTGCCGCGGCCCGTTGTTCCGGGGTCCGCACGGGTGCGGGCACTTAAACCTCTACGCCCAGTTGCGAGGCGATGGTCCACGCGGCCTCGGTGAGATCCGCTGCGCCAGTGATCGGACGACCGATGACCAGAAGGTCCGCGCCCGAGGCGATTGCCTCCTGAGGAGTGGCGACCCGCTTCTGGTCGTTGGCGGCCGAGCCCGCCGGACGTACACCTGGAGTGATCAAGACGATGTCATCAGCGACAGCAGCGCGGATTGCCGCGACCTCAAGTGGGGAGCAGACAATTGCGCGCGCGCCTGCGTTCACCGACAGGACAGCCAGTCGAACTGCTGCGTCCATGGATGGTCCCGCCATGCCGATGCTCTCCAGAGTTGCATCGTCCATGGACGTAAGAACCGTGACCGCAACGATGCGGGTGTCGGGCAGGGCAAGTGCTGCGGCCTCGATCATGCTGGCGCCGCCTGATGCATGCACGGTCAGGAATGCGGGTTCCAACTCAGCTACCGCACGCGCTGCGCCAGCGACAGTTGCCGGGATGTCATGCAGCTTCAGGTCAAGGAAGATCTGCACATCTGCCGACCCGACTTCGGATGCGCCAAGGCGTGCGGCATGGACGGCAGCAGCACCATCGCGACAGAAGACTTCAAGGCCGACCTTGAGGGTCGACACCACAGGTGCCACCGCCCGTGACCAGGCGCGCACCACACCGAGATCAGGTGCATCAAGTGCTACGGCGATCGGCGCCCTTGTTCCTTGAGAAGTGTTCGTCACTCTTCTTCCTCAATCACGTCGGGCAGATCTGGACCTCGGTGGCCATAGCCGATGGCCTCACGCAAAGTGGAGAAGCCGCGCTCAGCAAGTGCGATCTCCAATTCCTGCTGCACGCGCAGCGGGGCGGACGGGTCGTGGAAGGTGACCGTCCCAACAGAGACTGCACTTGCCCCCGCGAGGATGAACTGCAGC
Protein-coding sequences here:
- the rpoZ gene encoding DNA-directed RNA polymerase subunit omega, translating into MTSARPEGITHPSIDSLLEKTDSKYSLVIYASKRARQINAYYSQLGEGLLEYVGPLVETHLQEKSISIALREIDAGLLSSEPIEEPV
- the gmk gene encoding guanylate kinase, producing the protein MNAPLVVVSGPSGVGKSTVVQQVLLLAPEVWLSVSATTRKPRQGEIEGEHYFFVSDQEFDQMIADQALLEWAQFAGNRYGTPRGPVQQHRDSGIPVILEIELAGARQMRAAAKDARLVFLAPPSWEVLEARLRGRGTESDESVASRLAAAQVEMAAQGEFDDVVVNTDVLEAAQSLVGFLHDIR
- the mihF gene encoding integration host factor, actinobacterial type, which translates into the protein MPAPVRTPEQRAAALEVAMRTRTLRAELRVALKAGVTDPLTVLDADTINPSYASLRVRWLLESLPGIGPIRAEQLMLDLGIAQTRRVGGLNTRQRQLLVEALAK
- the pyrF gene encoding orotidine-5'-phosphate decarboxylase — its product is MTNTSQGTRAPIAVALDAPDLGVVRAWSRAVAPVVSTLKVGLEVFCRDGAAAVHAARLGASEVGSADVQIFLDLKLHDIPATVAGAARAVAELEPAFLTVHASGGASMIEAAALALPDTRIVAVTVLTSMDDATLESIGMAGPSMDAAVRLAVLSVNAGARAIVCSPLEVAAIRAAVADDIVLITPGVRPAGSAANDQKRVATPQEAIASGADLLVIGRPITGAADLTEAAWTIASQLGVEV